A window of the Magnetococcales bacterium genome harbors these coding sequences:
- the gspE gene encoding type II secretion system ATPase GspE, with protein sequence MEPLPERLNPTIARSLPFAIAKRALFLPAWKNESGRLEVWITSQTDPYILDQFRMTAPDPVKPVLVSRDQLLEALQRVHQEHGIAVENVLEELPPSMLATQLAEKPDLLEADDDAPIIQLVNSLIIQALRNRASDIHIEPFENNLIVRFRVDGLLHEALRPPKPVQAPLMSRIKVMAGLNIAEKRLPQDGAMRVQVASQEVDVRVSVLPGHYGERLVMRLLEKQGERTNLQELGLTDPQQQWLQTRMTASHGILLVTGPTGSGKSTTLYSVLSAINTSEKNIITIEDPIEYSLAGVGQIQVAPRIGLTFASGLRSILRQDPDVIMVGEIRDLETAEIAIQASLTGHLVFSTLHTNDSVGAVVRLVNMGIEPFLVSSSVDGVVAQRLVRKLCNRCKVPFTPDPELLRGLSSKPVYVPEDATFHRPQGCDACMGTGYLGRTAVFELLTMSQGIRARIDRRASDLELHQVACEEGMTSLREAGLFKAAAGVTSLEEVFRVTQERNEVV encoded by the coding sequence ATGGAACCCCTGCCTGAACGTTTGAATCCGACCATTGCCCGCTCGTTACCTTTTGCCATCGCCAAACGGGCCTTGTTTCTGCCTGCCTGGAAAAACGAATCCGGACGCCTGGAGGTGTGGATCACCAGTCAAACCGATCCGTATATCCTCGACCAATTCCGCATGACCGCTCCGGATCCAGTCAAGCCGGTGCTGGTTTCCAGGGATCAACTCCTGGAGGCCTTGCAACGGGTGCATCAGGAACATGGCATCGCCGTGGAAAATGTGCTGGAAGAGCTGCCCCCCTCCATGCTGGCCACCCAGTTGGCGGAAAAACCCGACCTGCTGGAAGCCGACGACGACGCGCCGATCATTCAACTGGTCAACTCCCTGATCATCCAGGCTTTGCGCAACCGGGCTTCGGACATCCATATCGAACCCTTTGAAAACAATCTGATTGTCCGATTCCGGGTGGATGGCCTGCTGCACGAGGCCTTGCGTCCCCCCAAGCCGGTTCAGGCGCCGCTGATGTCGCGCATCAAGGTGATGGCGGGTTTGAATATCGCCGAAAAACGTCTTCCCCAGGACGGTGCCATGCGGGTGCAGGTGGCCAGTCAGGAGGTGGATGTGCGGGTGTCGGTGCTGCCGGGCCACTACGGCGAACGTCTGGTGATGCGTCTGCTGGAAAAGCAGGGGGAACGGACCAATCTGCAAGAACTGGGATTGACCGATCCCCAACAGCAGTGGCTCCAGACCCGCATGACCGCCAGCCATGGCATTCTGCTGGTGACCGGGCCGACGGGAAGCGGCAAGAGTACCACGTTGTATTCGGTGCTTTCCGCCATCAACACCTCGGAAAAAAACATCATCACCATCGAAGATCCCATTGAATATTCCCTGGCCGGGGTGGGTCAGATTCAGGTGGCGCCGAGGATCGGTTTGACCTTTGCATCCGGGTTGCGTTCGATTTTGCGTCAGGATCCGGACGTGATCATGGTGGGTGAGATCCGCGATCTGGAGACCGCCGAGATTGCCATTCAGGCCAGTCTCACCGGCCATCTGGTGTTTTCCACCCTGCACACCAATGACAGTGTGGGCGCGGTGGTGCGACTGGTCAACATGGGCATCGAACCGTTTCTGGTCAGTTCCTCGGTGGATGGGGTGGTGGCGCAACGTCTGGTGCGGAAACTGTGCAACCGCTGCAAGGTGCCGTTCACGCCGGATCCGGAACTGTTGCGGGGCTTGAGCAGTAAACCGGTCTATGTGCCGGAGGATGCCACCTTTCATCGTCCCCAGGGGTGCGACGCCTGCATGGGCACCGGCTATCTGGGGCGGACTGCGGTTTTTGAGCTGTTGACCATGAGCCAGGGGATTCGCGCCCGCATTGATCGTCGCGCCTCGGATCTGGAACTGCATCAGGTGGCCTGCGAGGAGGGGATGACCTCGTTGCGGGAGGCGGGTCTGTTCAAGGCGGCGGCGGGGGTCACCAGCCTGGAGGAGGTGTTCCGGGTGACCCAGGAGCGCAACGAGGTGGTCTGA
- the gspD gene encoding type II secretion system secretin GspD, translating into MRFFGLLLLIFWVGVVEAAPAAKNPPTPAVDAASGVMPGPGDRVTMDFQGVELAQVVRFIAEMTGKNYVLDPQLKGKVTVVTPTPVSLGEAEKIFESILSVHELTVVERDGAFKIVPLKSGISEGGTPVLQPGPTPPKDEMVLSRLVRLRHVDANSMASTLKPLMHPWGSLAAHVPTNALVVTDAAITANKLISLIEAMDVPVGLAERRLFPLQHASALTVEKLGNSVFADFNSRRRKEDVGVKLFADARSNILIAVCAPEQMKEVEHLVAGLDHPVVTAPGNLHLYYPRNSEAEAIAKVLTSLMGSTNAAKAGNDDLKPLEFMRSVNVVGEKSTNTLVIAATPEDYQVLLPIIQGLDKRRLQVHVEALIIEVTADRAAEFGVEWRFGSIPGVGSKALTGFGGSSFGDTVTNPLDTGNGMAVGLMHGAIQWGTTTVPNIPALIRAFHSEGDVNILATPNIVTMDGVESEIIVGQNIPIVSGTTSSTAASSSATPGVTSQTVERKDVGLTLRVTPRVIEDQWLEMKIYQEQSSVTPASIKQLDAGTLGSSVVTNKRSIKTTVNLKSGHTIVLGGLIKEEQSDQVGMVPCLGGVSGVGELFKKTSRSQNKSNLMVFIRPVITNQFDELVKISGEKFRASSEAWGAGESQGSRLISPLKPSSLPDFEHILPYVPEVKPEKKESASQPAAVVPTKETKPVKAVKPVVAPPVKVEPTPDTRSEAVEGYALQVEYGDKLEGAKGTADKLLAKGYAASVVRELDRDGKPRFSVRIGHYATVGEADRAAAAFKKKEGKRVYPIRWRPALEENPL; encoded by the coding sequence ATGAGGTTTTTTGGTCTTTTATTGCTGATTTTTTGGGTTGGCGTGGTGGAAGCGGCCCCTGCGGCCAAGAATCCCCCAACGCCTGCGGTGGATGCCGCCTCCGGGGTGATGCCCGGACCGGGTGACCGGGTGACCATGGATTTTCAAGGGGTGGAACTCGCCCAGGTGGTGCGTTTCATCGCCGAGATGACCGGCAAGAATTATGTGCTGGATCCCCAGTTGAAGGGCAAGGTGACGGTGGTTACCCCCACGCCGGTTTCCCTGGGGGAGGCGGAAAAGATTTTTGAATCGATTTTGAGTGTCCACGAGTTGACCGTGGTGGAACGGGATGGGGCGTTCAAGATCGTGCCGTTGAAGTCCGGGATCTCCGAAGGGGGAACGCCGGTATTGCAGCCTGGTCCGACGCCTCCCAAAGATGAAATGGTTTTGAGCCGATTGGTCCGCCTGCGGCATGTGGATGCCAACTCCATGGCCTCCACCTTGAAACCCTTGATGCATCCCTGGGGCTCTCTGGCGGCCCATGTGCCCACCAATGCCCTGGTGGTCACGGATGCGGCGATCACAGCCAACAAGCTGATCAGTCTGATCGAGGCCATGGATGTGCCGGTGGGTCTGGCGGAACGGCGTTTGTTTCCGTTGCAGCACGCGTCGGCGCTCACGGTGGAAAAACTGGGCAATTCGGTTTTTGCCGATTTCAACAGCCGCAGAAGAAAAGAGGATGTCGGGGTCAAGCTGTTCGCCGATGCCCGCAGCAACATTCTGATCGCCGTGTGCGCCCCGGAGCAGATGAAGGAGGTGGAACACTTGGTGGCGGGTTTGGATCATCCGGTGGTGACCGCGCCGGGCAATCTGCACTTGTATTATCCCCGCAACAGTGAGGCCGAGGCCATTGCCAAGGTGTTGACCAGCCTGATGGGGTCCACCAACGCGGCCAAGGCGGGCAATGATGATCTCAAGCCGTTGGAATTCATGCGTTCCGTGAATGTGGTGGGGGAGAAGTCCACCAATACTTTGGTGATCGCTGCCACGCCGGAGGATTATCAGGTGTTGTTGCCCATCATTCAGGGATTGGACAAGCGGCGCTTGCAGGTGCATGTGGAGGCCTTGATCATCGAAGTCACCGCGGACCGGGCTGCCGAGTTTGGGGTCGAATGGCGTTTTGGCAGCATTCCCGGAGTCGGATCCAAGGCGTTGACCGGCTTTGGCGGGTCGTCGTTTGGCGATACCGTCACCAATCCCCTCGATACCGGCAACGGCATGGCCGTGGGATTGATGCATGGCGCGATTCAGTGGGGCACCACCACGGTGCCCAACATTCCGGCATTGATTCGGGCTTTTCACTCCGAAGGGGATGTCAATATCCTCGCCACCCCCAACATTGTGACCATGGATGGGGTGGAATCTGAAATTATCGTAGGTCAGAATATTCCGATTGTATCGGGAACCACCAGTTCGACCGCGGCTTCTTCCAGTGCCACTCCGGGCGTCACCTCCCAGACCGTGGAGCGCAAGGATGTGGGATTGACCTTGCGGGTCACTCCCCGGGTGATCGAGGACCAATGGCTGGAGATGAAAATCTATCAAGAGCAGTCCAGTGTCACCCCCGCCAGCATCAAACAGTTGGATGCGGGTACCTTGGGCAGCAGTGTGGTGACCAACAAGCGTTCCATCAAAACCACGGTCAATCTCAAGAGTGGTCATACCATTGTGCTGGGGGGGCTGATCAAGGAGGAGCAGAGCGATCAGGTGGGCATGGTGCCTTGTCTGGGTGGGGTTTCCGGGGTGGGTGAGCTGTTCAAGAAGACCAGTCGCTCCCAGAACAAGTCCAATTTGATGGTGTTCATTCGTCCGGTGATCACCAACCAGTTCGATGAGTTGGTGAAGATCTCCGGGGAGAAATTCCGAGCCAGTTCCGAGGCGTGGGGGGCCGGGGAGTCCCAGGGTTCCCGGTTGATTTCTCCTCTGAAGCCTTCTTCGTTGCCGGATTTCGAGCATATTTTGCCGTATGTCCCGGAGGTTAAACCAGAGAAGAAAGAGTCCGCAAGTCAGCCGGCGGCTGTGGTTCCCACCAAGGAGACCAAGCCGGTCAAGGCGGTGAAGCCTGTGGTCGCGCCTCCGGTCAAGGTGGAGCCGACTCCCGATACCCGGAGCGAGGCGGTGGAGGGATATGCCTTGCAGGTGGAGTATGGGGACAAGCTTGAGGGGGCCAAGGGGACTGCTGATAAGCTGCTGGCCAAAGGGTATGCGGCCAGTGTGGTGCGGGAGTTGGATCGGGATGGCAAGCCACGGTTTTCGGTACGGATTGGCCATTATGCCACGGTGGGGGAAGCGGATCGGGCAGCGGCGGCTTTCAAGAAAAAAGAGGGCAAACGGGTCTATCCCATTCGTTGGCGTCCGGCCCTTGAGGAAAATCCTTTGTGA
- a CDS encoding Ig-like domain-containing protein — MTVLILTSGQVWAATGGSLLVTSSADTVAVGATVDVTVAVSAADAGATAISSAGIVVEWDKSVFALDASSALGTAGDNDPHKTPYLDGQFGQKQNDQNNRITQLWKTTGDTDVMELRISDQDVSGDSMFGTANRAYINYTRTASFNQSGAVISNYQFFTLKLLVKSGATAGNSAVKAKFIAVSDNKGSTPASYTQGTKTLAVSAPSMSVTAGNNQSAVAGSAVGTALGVTLATGTTPNAGVTVTFTAAGGATFATGPTATAVSDANGIATAPALTLGTTVGAYTVTASATGYTSQTFTLTGTAGAAASIVSSAGTDQTAMVGTALAAPFTVTVKDANNNVVSNATVNFAVATGGGSVNPATATTNAQGQASTTLTLGTIVGANSVTASVTGAATPATFNATGTAGTASQLVLGAAATTVSATVANQVVLTGTLKDQYGNTVISPAKSVTFTTNATTYGSIGTATVTTVNGVATTTLTTIAQPAGGSSSLNIVVDASTDTIAATSVADLTVSLVFNAMSQTSGNSQTATVGTAVTNPLSVTLTTGTTPSAGVEVTFTTSGGTFANGTTTTKATTNAQGVATSSALTLGTTAGTYTVTVTATGYSSQTFTLTATAGAAASVTKSAGDAQSGTVGSALTTPFTVVVKDANNNVVSNATVTFAVASGGGSVSAATGTTDANGLASTTLTLGTTAGANSVTAAVTGVTTPATFTATGTAGTASQLSLGLSSTKVSSYSSSQVTLTGTLKDQYGNTATAATSDVTFVLDAATYGYLGTSGTLTKTVTPVNGVATTTVTTVLMPLTDTATHNILIDASTGTITKSMVTDVTLALVPFSVNVSAVNLVAGDTTNLTVTGGSAATAWTKTSTTAGTLSGTTGTAVTYTAGSVAASTTDTVTASDSIGGTPVTSAVNVTVYTPVGTSWTTATAAVLGQTMTLIINGGNGNYTCTSSAPAVATVTATATSSTCTVTTVATGSFTIMVQDTATYQGTSKTTNSSTTAAVEVVHPITVTSAKNTDGKVYLDTSTNKSYTITATGGKTTSYTYSSSNTAAATVSSDGVVTAQAAGTTEITLTSTAYTNITQKLVVVVMGPIAIKDTATTPSEITTSQIATSGGSGLTFTLTGGSTNYAVAATGPGSYSATLTATNGVYTFNPPTTGAFAGVYTVTVTDTTAGLTKTMTVNVPYKVTASKSTILGTDTTQLITVTGGAAGDIFKLTMLDGAGTADANGAIAGLSSTASSSTGSATLTATAVTGTGTNPAMGYIVPKSTLTAVTLFKVKAVLQTNNADSTNSWATVTSNAVSILPVTTYALTVSDSSGTAMSGAVVTLRSKSEVETTMGSAITISATDANGKTSVSLPVGGTYTFNVVPANLTTHQTGSITLASGTTSGTVTLRKIGTPMKYTGTLVNSASLAATVTAVDASGNKVEGSIVGTTFTVWVDTSVFTPVNLYVSATGGLAVKKAVSEATTSCVNSSDVAQTTLTTQATCIAVTGNVWKGTFSTLTLAAAPTSLSTASTAIQTAVTTQVTHTTPSALQASDIVTAAVQPISVGTTDATSIDLSSKLTTVGAVKVTVPLDAFSATDVGQVYVTARGAKLSSTNASTTTAYNRAAITGGEVVEIDLVAFDSNGTQLSTSSGNTTINSSVGIPVSIPVNLSTLLTKVGLTTMDVTTINSRIVVYTAPTLQDFLDNKNVTTISGATFDSSTNTVKVNMPHFSVVVPSVSETTTAATKSGGGGCFIATAAYGSYEAPYVKLLREFRDEYLLTNEAGSWFVEQYYAHSPAAADWLREHDTWKAVVRVLLLPLIGMSWLLLHGTMSMTMALLALLIAVPFGIRGWRRARLAKAC; from the coding sequence ATGACTGTATTGATTTTGACCAGTGGTCAAGTCTGGGCTGCCACGGGTGGCTCCCTGCTGGTGACCAGCAGTGCCGATACGGTGGCCGTCGGAGCGACTGTGGATGTGACGGTTGCCGTTTCCGCAGCCGATGCCGGGGCGACCGCCATCAGTTCGGCGGGCATCGTGGTCGAGTGGGACAAGAGCGTTTTCGCTCTGGATGCCTCCTCCGCTCTGGGGACCGCCGGGGATAACGATCCCCATAAAACACCCTATCTGGACGGTCAGTTTGGACAAAAGCAGAACGACCAGAACAACCGCATCACCCAGCTTTGGAAGACCACGGGTGATACGGACGTGATGGAACTGCGCATCTCCGATCAGGATGTCTCCGGGGATTCGATGTTCGGGACCGCGAATCGTGCCTATATCAACTATACCCGCACGGCTTCGTTCAATCAGTCCGGAGCGGTGATCAGCAATTATCAGTTCTTCACGCTGAAATTGTTGGTGAAGAGTGGTGCGACGGCGGGCAATTCGGCGGTCAAGGCCAAGTTCATCGCCGTGTCGGACAACAAGGGCTCCACCCCCGCCTCTTACACCCAAGGCACCAAGACCCTTGCTGTGAGCGCGCCCTCCATGAGCGTGACTGCGGGTAACAACCAAAGCGCGGTTGCCGGTTCCGCGGTGGGAACGGCCCTGGGTGTTACCCTGGCCACCGGAACCACCCCCAACGCCGGTGTGACCGTGACCTTCACCGCCGCGGGTGGTGCCACCTTCGCCACGGGTCCCACGGCCACGGCGGTTTCGGATGCCAACGGTATTGCCACCGCCCCCGCTCTTACCCTGGGCACCACGGTGGGCGCGTATACCGTCACCGCTTCTGCCACGGGTTATACCTCCCAGACCTTTACCCTGACCGGTACTGCCGGTGCCGCTGCCAGCATCGTTTCCAGCGCAGGCACCGATCAGACCGCCATGGTCGGAACCGCTTTGGCCGCGCCCTTCACGGTCACGGTCAAGGATGCCAACAATAATGTCGTTTCCAATGCCACGGTGAACTTCGCAGTGGCCACTGGCGGCGGCAGCGTCAATCCCGCCACCGCTACCACCAACGCTCAAGGTCAGGCCAGCACCACGTTGACCCTGGGTACGATCGTGGGCGCCAACAGTGTCACCGCCTCGGTGACCGGTGCTGCGACTCCGGCCACCTTCAACGCCACCGGCACCGCCGGCACCGCTTCCCAGTTGGTTCTGGGCGCTGCCGCCACTACCGTGAGCGCCACGGTTGCCAATCAGGTGGTCCTGACCGGTACCTTGAAGGATCAGTATGGCAATACGGTGATCTCTCCTGCCAAGTCGGTCACCTTCACCACGAATGCCACCACGTATGGCTCGATTGGTACCGCCACCGTCACCACGGTCAATGGTGTCGCCACGACCACCCTGACCACCATTGCCCAGCCCGCAGGCGGATCCTCCAGCCTCAATATCGTGGTGGATGCCTCCACCGATACGATCGCGGCCACCAGCGTGGCCGATCTGACGGTGTCGTTGGTCTTCAACGCGATGAGCCAGACCTCCGGCAACAGCCAGACCGCCACGGTCGGAACCGCGGTGACCAATCCTTTGAGTGTCACCCTGACCACCGGGACCACCCCCAGCGCGGGTGTGGAAGTGACCTTCACCACGTCCGGCGGCACCTTCGCCAACGGCACGACCACCACCAAAGCCACCACCAACGCTCAAGGCGTGGCCACCTCTTCGGCCCTGACCCTGGGTACCACCGCGGGAACCTACACGGTGACGGTTACGGCCACGGGTTACTCTTCTCAGACCTTCACCCTGACCGCCACCGCCGGTGCCGCTGCCAGCGTCACCAAGAGTGCCGGTGACGCCCAGAGCGGAACGGTTGGATCCGCGTTGACCACGCCGTTCACGGTGGTCGTCAAGGATGCCAACAACAATGTCGTCTCCAATGCCACGGTGACCTTCGCGGTGGCCAGCGGCGGTGGCAGCGTGAGTGCCGCTACCGGCACCACCGATGCCAACGGTCTGGCCAGCACCACCTTGACCCTGGGTACCACGGCGGGTGCCAACAGCGTGACCGCCGCGGTTACCGGCGTCACGACCCCGGCTACCTTCACCGCCACCGGTACTGCCGGAACCGCATCGCAACTCTCTTTGGGCCTGAGCAGCACCAAGGTCAGTTCCTACTCCTCCTCCCAGGTGACCTTGACCGGTACCCTGAAGGATCAGTATGGCAATACCGCGACGGCTGCCACCAGCGATGTCACCTTTGTTCTGGATGCTGCCACTTATGGCTACCTCGGAACGAGTGGCACCCTTACCAAAACGGTGACGCCGGTCAATGGCGTGGCCACCACCACCGTGACCACCGTCCTGATGCCTTTGACGGATACGGCCACCCACAACATTCTGATTGATGCCTCCACCGGAACCATTACCAAGAGCATGGTCACGGATGTGACCTTGGCCTTGGTGCCCTTCTCGGTGAACGTCAGCGCCGTCAACCTGGTTGCCGGTGACACCACCAACTTGACCGTGACCGGTGGCTCTGCGGCCACGGCCTGGACCAAGACCAGCACCACCGCCGGCACCCTGAGCGGGACCACCGGTACCGCCGTCACCTACACCGCCGGTTCGGTTGCCGCTTCCACCACGGATACGGTCACAGCCTCCGATTCCATCGGCGGCACGCCGGTGACCTCGGCGGTCAACGTCACGGTGTATACCCCGGTGGGCACCTCCTGGACCACGGCCACGGCTGCGGTTCTGGGACAGACCATGACGCTGATCATCAATGGCGGCAATGGCAACTACACCTGCACCAGCAGCGCGCCTGCGGTTGCCACGGTGACCGCAACGGCCACCAGCAGCACCTGCACCGTCACCACGGTGGCCACCGGATCCTTCACCATCATGGTTCAGGATACCGCCACCTACCAAGGCACCAGCAAGACCACCAACAGCAGCACTACGGCTGCGGTCGAAGTGGTGCATCCGATCACGGTGACCTCTGCCAAGAACACCGATGGCAAGGTTTATCTCGATACCAGCACCAACAAGAGCTACACCATCACCGCAACCGGCGGCAAGACCACCAGCTATACCTACAGCTCGTCCAACACCGCGGCGGCGACGGTTTCCAGCGACGGTGTGGTCACGGCTCAGGCTGCGGGCACCACGGAGATCACCCTGACCAGCACGGCTTACACCAATATCACCCAGAAACTGGTGGTGGTGGTGATGGGTCCGATTGCCATCAAGGATACCGCGACCACGCCGTCTGAAATCACCACCAGCCAGATTGCCACCAGTGGCGGCAGTGGCCTGACCTTCACCCTGACAGGCGGTTCGACCAACTATGCGGTCGCAGCCACCGGTCCGGGCAGCTACAGTGCCACCTTGACTGCCACCAATGGGGTCTACACCTTCAATCCTCCCACCACCGGAGCCTTTGCCGGGGTCTACACCGTGACCGTGACCGATACCACGGCTGGGCTGACCAAGACCATGACCGTCAACGTGCCTTACAAGGTCACGGCCTCCAAGTCCACGATCCTGGGTACGGACACCACCCAACTGATCACCGTGACCGGTGGCGCAGCGGGTGACATCTTCAAACTCACCATGCTGGATGGCGCGGGTACGGCGGATGCCAATGGCGCGATTGCCGGACTCAGCTCCACGGCTTCCAGCAGCACCGGAAGTGCGACGTTGACGGCCACGGCGGTTACCGGCACCGGAACCAATCCGGCCATGGGTTACATCGTACCCAAGAGCACCTTGACCGCGGTGACCCTCTTCAAGGTGAAGGCGGTGCTGCAAACCAATAACGCCGATTCCACCAACAGTTGGGCCACCGTAACCTCGAATGCGGTTTCGATCCTTCCGGTGACCACCTATGCTCTGACCGTCAGCGACAGCAGCGGCACGGCCATGTCGGGTGCCGTGGTCACCTTGCGCAGCAAGAGCGAAGTCGAGACGACCATGGGCAGCGCCATCACCATCAGCGCCACGGACGCCAACGGCAAAACCTCGGTTTCCCTGCCTGTGGGTGGTACTTATACCTTCAACGTGGTTCCGGCCAATCTGACCACGCATCAGACCGGTAGTATCACGCTGGCCAGTGGGACCACCTCCGGCACCGTCACGTTGCGCAAAATCGGGACGCCGATGAAGTACACCGGCACCCTGGTCAACAGCGCGAGCCTCGCGGCGACCGTCACGGCGGTGGATGCCAGCGGTAACAAGGTGGAAGGATCGATTGTCGGCACCACCTTTACCGTGTGGGTCGATACTTCGGTCTTCACTCCGGTCAATCTTTATGTGTCGGCGACGGGTGGTCTCGCGGTCAAGAAAGCGGTGAGCGAAGCCACGACCTCTTGTGTCAACAGCAGTGATGTGGCCCAAACCACCCTGACCACCCAAGCCACTTGTATCGCGGTGACGGGTAATGTGTGGAAGGGCACCTTCTCCACCCTGACCCTCGCGGCGGCTCCCACCAGCCTGAGTACCGCCAGTACCGCCATTCAGACTGCGGTCACCACCCAGGTGACCCACACCACGCCGTCTGCTTTGCAGGCTTCGGATATCGTCACCGCAGCCGTGCAGCCCATTTCGGTCGGCACCACGGATGCCACGTCGATCGATCTGAGTTCCAAATTGACCACGGTCGGCGCGGTCAAGGTCACGGTGCCGCTGGATGCCTTCAGCGCCACGGATGTTGGGCAGGTTTACGTCACGGCTCGTGGCGCCAAGCTGTCTTCAACCAATGCCAGCACCACAACCGCTTACAACCGCGCCGCGATCACAGGCGGTGAGGTGGTGGAAATCGATCTGGTGGCCTTTGATTCCAATGGAACCCAGCTCTCCACCTCCAGCGGCAACACCACCATCAACAGCAGTGTGGGCATTCCGGTCTCCATTCCTGTCAACTTGAGCACCTTGTTGACCAAGGTTGGACTGACCACCATGGATGTCACGACCATCAACAGCAGAATCGTGGTCTATACCGCGCCGACGCTCCAGGACTTCCTGGACAACAAGAATGTCACCACCATCTCCGGGGCCACTTTTGACTCGTCAACCAATACGGTCAAGGTCAACATGCCTCACTTCTCGGTGGTGGTGCCGAGTGTTTCGGAGACCACGACGGCTGCGACGAAGAGTGGTGGTGGTGGCTGCTTTATCGCCACGGCGGCTTATGGCTCCTATGAGGCACCTTATGTCAAGCTGCTGCGGGAGTTCCGGGATGAGTATCTCCTGACCAATGAAGCGGGATCCTGGTTTGTGGAGCAATATTATGCCCACAGCCCGGCTGCGGCGGATTGGTTGCGGGAGCATGACACCTGGAAGGCCGTGGTTCGTGTTCTTCTCCTGCCTTTGATCGGCATGAGCTGGTTGCTGCTGCACGGCACCATGTCCATGACGATGGCTCTCCTGGCTCTGCTGATCGCGGTTCCGTTCGGCATCCGGGGTTGGAGACGGGCCCGGTTGGCCAAGGCCTGCTGA